In the Brassica napus cultivar Da-Ae chromosome A7, Da-Ae, whole genome shotgun sequence genome, one interval contains:
- the LOC106356362 gene encoding uncharacterized protein LOC106356362, whose translation MGGRDDEVDRGKEKEKEEAEEEQDGMSVLSPCKALPSSASSLSKEQSQVELELTLLEALEIYPPVKLRGIHRHFVLYGLMEYLGRSFDRQFTADEVLQLLDRFYNIEMLKSDDEDIDILNHEEDFTLPQSYFDKEEQ comes from the exons ATGGGTGGAAGAGATGACGAAGTTGACAGAggtaaagagaaagagaaagaagaagcagaagaagagcaagacgGCATGTCCGTACTCTCTCCCTGCAAAGCTCTACCGTCCTCCGCTTCTTCTCTCTCCAag GAGCAATCACAGGTTGAACTGGAGCTCACGTTATTAGAAGCTCTTGAAATCTATCCTCCCGTTAAACTCCGAG GCATACATCGTCACTTTGTTCTTTACGGTCTGATGGAATACCTCGGCAGAAG CTTTGATCGACAGTTCACAGCTGATGAGGTTCTGCAGCTTCTGGATCGTTTCTACAACATTGAGATGCTG aaatctGATGATGAAGACATTGACATTCTTAACCACGAAGAAGACTTCACCTTGCCGCAGAGTTACTTTGATAAGGAAGAACAATga
- the LOC111199226 gene encoding 14-3-3-like protein GF14 iota isoform X1, with protein sequence MSSGSDKERETFVYTAKLSEQAERYDEMVETMKKVAKVDSELTVEERNLLSVGYKNVIGARRASWRIMSSIEQKEESKGNETNVKHIKGYRQKVEDELADICKDILSIIDQHLIPHATSGEATVFYYKMKGDYYRYLAEFKTEQERKEASEQSLKGYEAATQAASTDLPSTHPIRLGLALNFSVFYYEIMNSPERACHLAKQAFDEAIAELDTLSEESYKDSTLIMQLLRDNLTLWTSDLPEDGGEDNVKSDEPNQEHCKIIEATDVINLINISLSCAKLMWFAFLFLCFRNDQRLWKLNEFRLNSTSWFHQGDETNEFKFYIVLFS encoded by the exons ATGTCGTCAGGATCCGACAAAGAAAGAGAGACATTCGTCTACACGGCTAAGCTCTCCGAACAAGCCGAGCGTTACGACG AGATGGTTGAGACGATGAAGAAAGTGGCGAAAGTGGACAGCGAGCTGACGGTGGAGGAGAGGAACCTGTTGTCGGTTGGGTACAAGAACGTGATCGGAGCAAGACGGGCTTCGTGGAGGATAATGTCGTCGATCGAGCAGAAGGAAGAGTCTAAAGGCAACGAGACGAACGTGAAACACATCAAGGGTTATCGCCAAAAGGTGGAAGACGAGCTCGCTGATATATGTAAAGACATTCTTTCCATCATCGATCAGCATCTTATCCCTCACGCTACCTCAGGAGAAGCCACTGTTTTCTATTACAAGAT GAAAGGAGATTATTACCGTTACTTGGCTGAGTTTAAGACCGAGCAAGAGAGGAAGGAAGCCTCTGAACAGTCGCTCAAAGGCTATGAG GCTGCAACACAAGCTGCAAGCACTGATCTTCCTTCGACGCACCCGATTCGTCTTGGTCTTGCTCTTAACTTCTCTGTTTTCTACTATGAGATCATGAACTCTCCTGAAAG AGCTTGCCATTTGGCCAAGCAAGCCTTTGATGAGGCGATTGCGGAGTTGGATACGCTGAGTGAGGAGTCTTACAAGGACAGCACTTTGATCATGCAGCTCCTTAGAGACAATCTCACCCTCTGGACTTCTGATCTTCCTGAGGATGGAG GAGAAGACAACGTCAAGTCTGATGAACCCAATCAAGAACATTGCAAGATCATAGAAGCCACTGATGTAATTAACCTGATTAACATTAGTCTAAGTTGTGCTAAGCTAATGTGGTTTgcctttttgtttctttgtttcagaAATGATCAGAGGCTTTGGAAGTTGAATGAGTTTAGATTAAACTCCACATCTTGGTTTCATCAGGGAGATGAGACAAAtgaattcaaattttatattgttcttttttcttaa
- the LOC111199226 gene encoding 14-3-3-like protein GF14 iota isoform X2, with amino-acid sequence MSSGSDKERETFVYTAKLSEQAERYDEMVETMKKVAKVDSELTVEERNLLSVGYKNVIGARRASWRIMSSIEQKEESKGNETNVKHIKGYRQKVEDELADICKDILSIIDQHLIPHATSGEATVFYYKMKGDYYRYLAEFKTEQERKEASEQSLKGYEAATQAASTDLPSTHPIRLGLALNFSVFYYEIMNSPERACHLAKQAFDEAIAELDTLSEESYKDSTLIMQLLRDNLTLWTSDLPEDGGEDNVKSDEPNQEHCKIIEATDK; translated from the exons ATGTCGTCAGGATCCGACAAAGAAAGAGAGACATTCGTCTACACGGCTAAGCTCTCCGAACAAGCCGAGCGTTACGACG AGATGGTTGAGACGATGAAGAAAGTGGCGAAAGTGGACAGCGAGCTGACGGTGGAGGAGAGGAACCTGTTGTCGGTTGGGTACAAGAACGTGATCGGAGCAAGACGGGCTTCGTGGAGGATAATGTCGTCGATCGAGCAGAAGGAAGAGTCTAAAGGCAACGAGACGAACGTGAAACACATCAAGGGTTATCGCCAAAAGGTGGAAGACGAGCTCGCTGATATATGTAAAGACATTCTTTCCATCATCGATCAGCATCTTATCCCTCACGCTACCTCAGGAGAAGCCACTGTTTTCTATTACAAGAT GAAAGGAGATTATTACCGTTACTTGGCTGAGTTTAAGACCGAGCAAGAGAGGAAGGAAGCCTCTGAACAGTCGCTCAAAGGCTATGAG GCTGCAACACAAGCTGCAAGCACTGATCTTCCTTCGACGCACCCGATTCGTCTTGGTCTTGCTCTTAACTTCTCTGTTTTCTACTATGAGATCATGAACTCTCCTGAAAG AGCTTGCCATTTGGCCAAGCAAGCCTTTGATGAGGCGATTGCGGAGTTGGATACGCTGAGTGAGGAGTCTTACAAGGACAGCACTTTGATCATGCAGCTCCTTAGAGACAATCTCACCCTCTGGACTTCTGATCTTCCTGAGGATGGAG GAGAAGACAACGTCAAGTCTGATGAACCCAATCAAGAACATTGCAAGATCATAGAAGCCACTGAT aAATGA
- the LOC106356359 gene encoding zinc finger protein ZAT9 — MEKKYVCKFCNKKFTSGKSLGGHIRIHSNEYTVASDRYNGKNPKLKNNNNNNNKRLVEQQQREQHCCRECGSNHMDCHCVGEKMVMDSQSDTETTSSAPTRKRSKKLMKQSEAFSNGSSSSASEIDQEHKDTALSLMMMSIDSKGHNLVVNSLAESSENNSEILETKASSGEQLNVKSQGLETDKVAVDDQLRSANDADSYSSDSDYFMNGPKKSDSDISVDGSLRNTELNSFKNGDELGVKEGGSKYQLRKSKRVLPSSYESDSCADRNMKIHRSGDCKMVKKASGANKSSKAHECPICFRVFKSGQALGGHKRSHFIESQEQKIKHKAAVDMRIDLNLPAHDVDV, encoded by the coding sequence ATGGAGAAGAAGTATGTGTGCAAGTTCTGTAACAAGAAGTTCACTTCTGGCAAATCACTTGGAGGTCACATCAGGATTCATTCCAATGAGTACACAGTTGCTTCTGATCGTTACAATGGCAAGAATCCTAAGttgaagaacaacaacaacaacaacaacaagaggtTGGTGGAACAGCAACAACGAGAACAACATTGTTGCAGAGAATGTGGTAGCAATCACATGGATTGTCATTGTGTGGGAGAGAAGATGGTGATGGATAGCCAATCTGATACTGAGACTACTTCCTCAGCTCCTACCAGGAAAAGATCCAAAAAGCTGATGAAACAGTCAGAAGCTTTTAGTAATGGGAGCTCGTCTTCTGCTTCTGAGATTGACCAAGAACACAAGGACACTGCTTTGTCTCTGATGATGATGTCTATAGATTCTAAAGGACATAACTTGGTGGTGAACTCTCTAGCTGAGTCATCTGAGAACAACTCTGAGATTCTGGAGACAAAGGCTTCTTCAGGGGAGCAGCTAAACGTGAAGAGTCAGGGTTTAGAGACTGATAAAGTTGCAGTTGATGACCAATTGAGATCTGCCAATGATGCTGATTCATATAGCTCTGATTCTGATTACTTCATGAATGGCCCAAAGAAGTCAGACTCAGATATCTCTGTTGATGGTTCTCTTAGGAACACTGAACTCAACAGTTTCAAGAACGGTGATGAGCTTGGGGTCAAGGAGGGAGGATCAAAGTATCAGCTGCGCAAAAGCAAAAGGGTCTTGCCTTCTTCTTATGAAAGTGATTCTTGTGCAGACAGAAACATGAAGATTCATAGGTCCGGTGATTGCAAGATGGTTAAGAAAGCAAGTGGTGCAAACAAAAGTAGCAAAGCTCACGAGTGCCCAATTTGCTTCAGGGTGTTCAAATCAGGCCAAGCTTTAGGAGGTCACAAGAGATCACATTTCATTGAGAGCCAAGAACAGAAGATCAAACACAAAGCAGCAGTTGATATGCGTATCGATCTCAATCTCCCTGCTCATGATGTTGATGTATGA
- the LOC106356358 gene encoding CLAVATA3/ESR (CLE)-related protein 9, whose amino-acid sequence MSPTYLKRPIMISSLLLFIVFIASPTVEENLKASRNFPYRTHPLAPRVHHPYDVSPQGSCDSFTRPYARSMCLELQRIHRSTKKQPLVPPPPPEIDPRYGVDKRLVPSGPNPLHN is encoded by the coding sequence ATGTCGCCGACTTACCTCAAACGTCCGATCATGATCTCATCTCTCCTTCTCTTCATCGTTTTCATTGCTTCTCCAACCGTCGAAGAAAACCTGAAGGCATCAAGAAACTTCCCTTACCGAACCCACCCATTGGCCCCGAGGGTTCACCACCCGTATGACGTGAGTCCTCAGGGTTCGTGCGACTCCTTCACTCGTCCATACGCGCGTTCAATGTGCCTTGAGCTTCAAAGAATCCACCGTAGCACCAAGAAGCAGCCACTTGTTCCCCCTCCTCCGCCGGAGATTGATCCAAGGTACGGCGTCGATAAGAGACTCGTCCCCTCCGGTCCAAACCCTCTTCACAACTAA
- the LOC106356357 gene encoding zinc finger protein ZAT4-like has product MELCIEKRFVCKFCNKRFACGKSLGGHIRTHMSNKNSADSDEDEHTKLMFDENGGQSSYGLRENPKKNKRFVDQREMMALKHHQHQLQLLYCRECGKGFPSSKALCGHMASHSEREKIVMDSQSDTEASLSTIRRRSKRAVKHHHGSSIMNQYDAASSDESEIEPEQEQMALSLMMLSRDDSGFKKGHNLVVNSFAESSDNNSVILETKSSSGEQLRKIFKVKESCKKDKLGVEVDHLRNGEDNGYVSDNSDSGYFRNGPKKLDSDVTVDGFLRNKAAMGFNSSEDKSLNRFRTGSDRSSTKYDLRKSRTSFPTYGRKKMRYEFTESVYDSGDQHSLETESCAETIKIHSKPPMVKKAKKKSKGHECPICFRVFKSGQALGGHKRSHFIGNHEHRTLVIQQHQVAHEMHTLIDLNLPAPID; this is encoded by the coding sequence ATGGAGCTGTGCATTGAGAAGAGGTTTGTGTGTAAGTTCTGTAACAAGAGGTTCGCTTGTGGGAAATCACTGGGAGGTCACATCAGAACTCACATGAGCAACAAGAACTCAGCTGATTCAGATGAGGATGAACACACTAAGCTCATGTTCGATGAAAATGGAGGTCAGTCTAGCTACGGTCTGAGAGAGAATCCTAAAAAGAACAAGAGGTTTGTGGATCAGAGAGAGATGATGGCTCTGAAACATCACCAGCATCAACTACAACTTCTTTATTGCAGAGAATGTGGTAAAGGTTTCCCTTCTTCAAAAGCTCTTTGTGGTCACATGGCTTCTCACTCTGAGAGAGAGAAGATTGTGATGGATAGTCAATCTGATACTGAAGCTTCTTTGTCAACTATAAGGAGAAGATCCAAGAGAGCTGTGAAACATCATCATGGTAGTAGCATCATGAATCAATATGACGCAGCATCTTCTGATGAGTCTGAGATTGAGCCGGAACAAGAGCAAATGGCATTGTCTCTGATGATGCTGTCTAGAGATGATTCAGGTTTCAAGAAAGGACATAACTTGGTTGTGAACTCTTTTGCTGAGTCATCAGACAACAACTCTGTGATTCTTGAGACTAAGTCTTCTTCAGGAGAACAGCTGAGGAAGATCTTCAAGGTGAAGGAGTCTTGTAAGAAAGACAAACTTGGAGTAGAAGTTGACCATTTGAGAAATGGTGAGGACAATGGTTATGTTTCAGATAACTCTGATTCTGGCTACTTCAGGAATGGACCAAAGAAGTTGGACTCAGATGTTACTGTTGATGGGTTCCTCAGGAACAAGGCTGCAATGGGATTCAACAGCTCAGAGGATAAGAGCTTGAACAGATTCAGGACAGGATCAGATCGTTCTTCGACAAAGTATGATCTGAGGAAAAGCAGAACAAGCTTTCCTACTTACGGTCGGAAGAAAATGAGGTATGAGTTCACGGAATCAGTGTATGACAGTGGTGATCAGCATAGCTTGGAGACTGAATCTTGTGCGGAGACAATCAAGATTCATAGTAAACCCCCAATGGTTAAGAAAGCAAAGAAGAAAAGCAAAGGTCACGAGTGTCCGATATGCTTCAGGGTGTTTAAATCAGGACAAGCTTTGGGTGGTCACAAGAGATCACATTTCATTGGGAATCATGAACACAGGACTTTGGTTATCCAACAACACCAAGTGGCTCATGAGATGCATACCCTCATCGATCTCAATCTTCCTGCTCCTATTGATTAA
- the BNAA07G09430D gene encoding uncharacterized protein BNAA07G09430D, whose amino-acid sequence MREQEWSTHCETFLPSMSEDFNTCSWSAYRRGGDGANLHYRNGSIRDSYAAADSSFSGGYGYERDFMKQTMLEHEAVFKNQVHELHRLYRVQRKLVDEVKGKNSKEEFSFSDYTSETASKRQLPRYGEGSSSQACNGRLQNGFSVSPVKARRKMIDLQLPADEYLDTDETGDNEEITILPPFKRSKSGRGDASHQSNSSGSCLDVKNSNGLADLNEPLKCQDSEPVSLSRDMHAHYGRNNADVQGLCLEKNTSQNGWMVLEAGNSRSTHRDQLPSHSAQAFSNNGFQPQNYPTTDHNKVIFPGYRDLEVRSKNPQASYDSHVESSVASNTPRLHNDYRPDFVRPWSHWSSSWENPRSSSHQKSYPVQTNPYMNFVAHARTDSTFEMRSPASNGIYHGFSSGSKEAALNFPSAGFRPNGSVGEVVKNQSFESLQGPKKQERSAGLPWLKPKPLNRSEISNGFLDLNASTNQSIDGTDTGDGLNSISPQKSLRSSASCSYNANVGRVEMINPHSRKIIGCPIFEQPTIFKEEVNHLVKRDLDINLPCDASVSADQHGTKAFRVGKEEGNKAGNFRHYIDLNSCASEDDEDSALHSSLRVKTKGIICIDLEAPPTLESEEEEDRESEKSNEETWGLMKGKDGNSLDELIKEAAQAIVAISLSGHQRLPDDAASSSTDAAGKSPLSWFADIITSQGDELERKADHEGDSSGEIDYFEAMTLNLHPTKEEDYMPEPLVPENLIFEVTGSNRPRRGQARRGRPKRDFQRDTLPGLPSLSRHEVNEDIQLFGGLMKSREHTWNSGVAARRNSKRKRITSQAPVCPSMAQPVIESVSVVGLEDSKLTGWGKATRRPRRQRYPPAGNPATVILT is encoded by the exons ATGAGGGAGCAAGAGTGGTCCACTCACTGTGAAACCTTTTTGCCCTCAATGAGTGAAGATTTCAACACTTGTAGTTGGTCTGCTTATCGCCGCGGCGGAGATGGTGCAAATCTGCATTATCGCAACGGCTCGATAAGGGACTCTTATGCTGCGGCGGATTCGTCATTTTCAGGAGGGTACGGGTACGAGAGAGATTTCATGAAACAGACAATGCTTGAGCACGAAGCTGTATTTAAGAACcag GTGCATGAGCTTCACCGTTTGTACAGAGTCCAGAGGAAGCTGGTGGATGAAGTAAAGGGGAAGAACTCTAAAGAAGAGTTTAGTTTTAGTGATTATACGTCTGAGACTGCAAGTAAAAGGCAGCTTCCTCGGTATGGAGAAGGGAGCAGCTCTCAAGCTTGTAACGGTCGTTTGCAAAATGGGTTTAGTGTTAGTCCTGTGAAGGCTAGGAGAAAAATGATTGATCTTCAACTCCCTGCCGATGAGTATCTTGATACCGATGAAACTGGTGATAACGAAGAGATTACGATCCTCCCTCCATTCAAACGGTCCAAATCTGGAAGAGGGGATGCTTCTCATCAGAGCAACTCTTCAGGGTCTTGTTTGGATGTGAAGAACTCAAACGGCCTAGCTGACTTGAATGAGCCACTCAAGTGTCAAGATTCAGAACCTGTTTCTCTATCCAGGGACATGCATGCTCATTACGGGAGAAACAATGCGGATGTTCAAGGACTCTGTTTGGAGAAAAACACAAGTCAAAATGGATGGATGGTCCTTGAAGCAG GGAACAGCAGAAGCACACATAGAGACCAGCTGCCTTCCCATTCTGCACAAGCATTCTCTAACAATGGATTTCAACCTCAGAACTATCCTACAACTGATCATAACAAGGTAATATTCCCAGGATATCGTGATCTGGAAGTTCGTTCGAAGAATCCTCAAGCTTCTTATGATAGCCACGTGGAATCAAGTGTGGCATCTAACACTCCAAGGTTACACAATGACTACCGCCCTGACTTCGTAAGACCATGGAGCCACTGGTCTTCATCATGGGAGAATCCTAGGAGCAGCTCACATCAAAAATCTTACCCAGTTCAAACGAATCCCTACATGAATTTTGTCGCTCATGCAAGGACAGATTCAACTTTTGAGATGAGAAGTCCTGCCTCTAACGGGATTTATCATGGATTCTCTTCAGGGTCGAAGGAGGCTGCCTTAAATTTCCCATCAGCCGGGTTTAGACCAAATGGTTCTGTAGGAGAGGTAGTGAAGAACCAGAGTTTTGAAAGCCTTCAAGGGCCAAAAAAGCAGGAACGATCAGCTGGGTTACCATGGCTAAAACCTAAGCCACTTAACAGAAGTGAAATATCTAATGGCTTCTTGGATTTGAATGCTTCGACAAATCAATCCATTGATGGAACTGACACAGGGGACGGCCTGAATAGTATTTCACCTCAGAAGAGTTTGAGATCATCTGCTTCATGCTCTTATAATGCCAACGTGGGAAGAGTTGAAATGATCAATCCACATAGTAGAAAAATCATTGGGTGCCCAATCTTTGAGCAGCCTACTATTTTCAAGGAGGAAGTGAATCACTTGGTTAAGCGCGACCTTGATATCAACTTGCCATGTGATGCCTCGGTTTCTGCTGACCAGCATGGTACTAAAGCCTTTCGAGTTGGAaaggaagaaggaaacaaggcTGGCAACTTCAGACACTACATTGATCTGAATTCATGTGCAAGTGAGGATGATGAAGATTCTGCCTTACATTCCAGTCTGAGAGTGAAAACAAAAGGAATAATTTGTATAGATTTGGAAGCTCCCCCTACTCTggagagtgaagaagaagaagatagagagAGTGAGAAATCAAATGAAGAAACATGGGGATTGATGAAAGGCAAAGACGGAAACTCCTTGGATGAACTCATCAAGGAAGCAGCACAAGCAATAGTCGCCATCTCATTGTCTGGTCACCAACGTCTTCCCGATGACGCAGCTTCCTCTTCAACTGATGCGGCTGGGAAAAGTCCGCTCTCTTGGTTCGCAGACATTATCACTTCTCAGGGTGATGAGTTAGAACGAAAGGCTGATCACGAAGGAGATTCTTCTGGGGAGATTGATTACTTTGAAGCCATGACCCTTAATTTACATCCCACCAAGGAAGAAGACTACATGCCAGAGCCCTTAGTCCCTGAGAATCTGATATTCGAAGTGACGGGTTCAAACAGGCCCAGAAGAGGACAAGCAAGACGAGGAAGACCAAAGCGGGATTTCCAGAGAGATACTCTCCCTGGACTCCCTTCTCTATCGAGGCATGAAGTCAATGAAGATATCCAATTGTTTGGTGGGCTTATGAAAAGCAGAGAGCACACTTGGAACTCTGGAGTGGCTGCTAGACGGAACTCAAAAAGAAAACGAATCACAAGCCAAGCTCCAGTTTGCCCGTCAATGGCACAGCCAGTGATAGAGAGCGTATCAGTGGTGGGACTTGAAGACAGTAAGCTTACAGGTTGGGGAAAAGCAACAAGAAGACCGAGGAGACAAAGGTACCCTCCTGCAGGTAATCCTGCGACCGTGATCTTAACATGA
- the LOC106358102 gene encoding eukaryotic translation initiation factor 5A-2, with protein sequence MSDEEHHFESSDAGASKTYPQQAGNIRKGGHIVIKGRPCKVVEVSTSKTGKHGHAKCHFVAIDIFTAKKLEDIVPSSHNCDVPHVNRIDYQLIDISEDGFVSLLTDSGGTKDDLKLPTDDSLSALMKSGFEEGKDVVVSVMSSMGEEQICAVKEVGGGK encoded by the exons ATGTCTGACGAAGAGCACCACTTCGAGTCCAGCGACGCCGGAGCTTCCAAAACCTACCCTCAGCAGGCTGGTAACATCCGTAAGGGTGGCCACATCGTCATCAAGGGCCGTCCCTGCAAG GTTGTTGAGGTTTCGACTTCGAAGACTGGGAAGCACGGTCACGCAAAGTGTCACTTTGTTGCTATTGACATCTTCACTGCTAAGAAGCTTGAGGATATTGTTCCCTCTTCCCACAATTGTGAT GTTCCCCATGTGAACCGTATTGATTACCAGTTGATTGATATCTCTGAGGATGGCTTT GTTAGCCTTTTGACCGACAGTGGTGGCACTAAGGATGACCTCAAGCTTCCCACCGATGATAGTCTCAGCGCTCTG ATGAAGAGTGGATTCGAGGAGGGAAAGGATGTTGTGGTGTCTGTCATGTCTTCAATGGGAGAGGAGCAGATCTGTGCCGTCAAGGAAGTTGGTGGTGGCAAGTAA